In one Oxyura jamaicensis isolate SHBP4307 breed ruddy duck chromosome 14, BPBGC_Ojam_1.0, whole genome shotgun sequence genomic region, the following are encoded:
- the TNRC6A gene encoding trinucleotide repeat-containing gene 6A protein isoform X5, translating to MRELEAKATKEVERKLSRDLVQEEEEQLMEERKKRKEDKKKKEAAQKKAIEQKIKVPEQTKTSVSQPQPVTSNGTSTVTSTNNNAKRATANNQQQQTLPRYPPREVPPRFRHQEQKQLLKRGQQLPVIAANLGSTPKVLNGQSGGSTVTNKQPVINGEVPNSSKKQPGMPPIRDLVSHSPNQSDLNHSGLGSHYENSHWGPVSSNSDSSTNWDKVIVDGSDKEAWPSITGSDPELTSECMDTDSASSSGSERNLVIMASGSTGGENDGIRNGIGHGSQNKFVVGSNSNNVGNGSINGPWGLSHGTIISTCQVSVDAPDSKSESSNNRMNAWGTINSSSNGGLNPSTLNSNGNHGAWPVLENNGHALKGSVGSGNSGTNIQCSTIGQISNSQSINSKVGGSAHGSWGSLQENCDSEVNGTRKVSFSGQPQNLNTEMNGPNNTTNFMTSSLPNSAGSVQINELPNNTGHGAWRVSTMNHSQIQASPVTNGTSISHLSNGEAKNGGSYGTTWGAYGSNYSGDKCSGPNSQANGDTVNATLMQSGISGPGSTNFQINGNKGGGVWEAGTVTSQNMPWGSGNGASAGGSRRGWGNPAQNTGTNISNGEWSKLPSNQHSNESVNGNARKFTNGWKSTEEDDLNSQSSAVSQITEQNSSWAKTGTGDSEGSTESTGCHEDRVTTEGQNRERRKVDQHALLQSIVNRTDLDPRVLSNSGWGQTPIKQNTAWDTETSPRGERKTDNGTEAWGGSVTQTSSSGGCVDRPSPNNNDTSSVSGWGDPKSATRWGDSKGSNSQGGWEEDSAATVMVKSNQSWGSGKEEKSSWNDTQKIKQGWVDGQKASQGWAVSASDGWGENSRGNHWGEAKKSSSGGSDSDRSVSGWNEPGKSNSVTWGGSNTNPNNSSGWDEPAKSNQNQGWGDPPKSSQPQGWGDSSKPVNSPEWNKQDVGSWGAPSATSKPPGSGWLGGPMPAPAKEEEPTGWEEPSPESIRRKMEIDDGTSAWGDPSKYNYKNVNMWNKNVPNSSSSSDQQAQVHQQLLSSSAMSSKESSSGSGWGEPSTPATTVDNGTSAWGKPMDTGTSWGEPISDAGGTSGWGNASLGQQASNKPGPKSMQDSWCGDDMPLTGSRQTSWEEEEDVEIGMWNSSSSQEANPSLNWPPYMKKMPTKGIMKGGNKQDETWINPFIKQFTNLSFSRESPEETIQSNKMDMSGGILQDKRMEMDKHGLNVGDYNRVVGKGPGSRPQISKESSMDRGPYFDKNGNPSMFGVGNIAAQPRSMQQPPAQPLNSSQPNPRAQVPPPLLSPQVPVSLLKYAPNNGGLSPLFGPQQVAMLNQLSQLNQLSQISQLQRLLAQQQKAQNQRSMPSGGRQQQEQQGRSLSMQQQMMQQSRQLDPNLLMKQQTPPSQQQSLHQPTMKSFLENVIPHTTPELQKGPSPINSFSSFPIGFCPISTSEIPGMNSNLNVNMDMSSIKEPQSRLRKWTTVDSISVNTSLDQNSSKHGAISSGFRLEESPFVPYDFMNSSNSPASPPGSIGDGWPRAKSPNGSSSVNWPPEFRPGEPWKGYPNIDPETDPYVTPGSVINNLSINTVREVDHLRDRNSGSSSSLNTTLPSTSAWSSIRASNYNVSLSSTAQSTSVARNSDSKSTWSPGSVTNTSLAHELWKVPLPPKSITAPSRPPPGLTGQKPPLSTWDNSLRLGGGWGNSDARYTPGSSWGESSSGRITNWLVLKNLTPQIDGSTLRTLCMQHGPLITFHLNLPHGNALVRYSSKEEVVKAQKSLHMCVLGNTTILAEFASEEEISRFFAQGQSLTPSPGWQSLGSSQNRLGSIDGSHSFSNRNDLNHWNGAGLSGTSSGDLHGTSLWGSPNYSTSLWGTPSSNDTRGISSPSPINAFLSVDHLGGGGESM from the exons TGCCAGAACAAACAAAGACAAGTGTAAGCCAGCCTCAGCCTGTCACCTCTAACGGCACTTCCACGGTAACCAGCACTAATAATAATGCCAAGCGGGCCACAGCCAAcaatcagcagcagcagaccttGCCTCGATACCCTCCTCGTGAAGTACCACCGCGATTTCGACACCAGGAACAGAAACAGCTTCTGAAACGAGGTCAGCAGTTACCAGTTATAGCTGCAAACCTGGGATCTACTCCTAAAGTATTAAACGGCCAGTCAGGAGGCAGCACTGTCACAAATAAACAGCCAGTGATCAACGGAGAAGTGCCgaacagcagcaaaaaacagccag gcaTGCCTCCCATTCGGGACTTGGTGAGCCACTCCCCTAACCAGTCAG ATCTGAACCACAGTGGTCTAGGATCCCATTATGAAAATTCTCACTGGGGACCAGTCTCTTCAAACAGTGACTCCAGCACAAACTGGGATAAAGTTATTGTAGACGGCTCTGACAAAGAAGCATGGCCATCAATCACTGGCAGTGACCCAGAGCTGACATCAGAATGTATGGACACTGACTCTGCCTCTAGCTCTGGGTCAGAGAGAAACCTCGTTATAATGGCTTCAGGGAGCACAGGTGGTGAAAATGATGGCATTCGAAATGGCATTGGACATGGTTCTCAAAATAAGTTTGTGGTTGGTAGCAACAGCAATAATGTGGGCAATGGAAGTATTAATGGACCATGGGGTTTATCCCATGGGACCATAATAAGCACATGTCAAGTTTCTGTGGATGCTCCTGACAGCAAATCTGAAAGTAGCAACAATAGAATGAATGCTTGGGGCACCATAAACTCTTCATCAAATGGAGGGTTAAATCCAAGCACTTTGAATTCAAATGGCAACCATGGTGCCTGGCCTGTATTGGAGAACAATGGACATGCCCTGAAAGGGTCTGTAGGGAGTGGTAATTCTGGCACAAATATTCAGTGCAGTACCATAGGTCAGATATCTAACAGTCAGAGTATTAACTCTAAAGTGGGTGGTTCAGCCCATGGTTCCTGGGGAAGCCTTCAGGAAAATTGTGATTCTGAAGTAAATGGTACAAGGAAGGTTTCATTCAGTGGGCAACCTCAAAACCTTAACACTGAAATGAATGGACCAAATAACACTACTAACTTTATGACCTCTAGTTTACCAAACTCTGCTGGTTCAGTGCAGATTAACGAACTGCCTAATAATACAGGGCATGGGGCCTGGCGTGTGAGCACAATGAATCATTCTCAGATTCAGGCCTCTCCAGTTACAAATGGCACTTCCATTTCTCACCTTAGCAATGGTGAGGCGAAAAATGGTGGATCTTATGGTACTACATGGGGTGCCTATGGTTCTAATTACTCTGGAGACAAATGTTCAGGCCCGAACAGCCAAGCTAATGGTGACACTGTGAATGCAACTCTAATGCAGTCGGGCATTAGTGGGCCTGGCAGCACTAACTTTCAAATCAATGGGAATAAAGGAGGAGGGGTGTGGGAAGCAGGGACAGTCACCTCCCAGAATATGCCATGGGGAAGTGGAAATGGTGCAAGTGCTGGCGGAAGTAGAAGAGGATGGGGCAACCCTGCACAAAACACTGGCACTAACATTTCAAATGGTGAATGGAGTAAACTGCCTAGTAATCAGCATTCCAATGAAAGTGTAAATGGAAATGCCAGGAAGTTTACAAACGGATGGAAATCTACTGAAGAGGATGACCTTAACAGCCAGAGTTCTGCTGTGTCTCAGATAACTGAGCAGAACAGCTCATGGGCCAAAACAGGTACGGGGGACAGTGAAGGTAGTACAGAGAGCACTGGATGCCATGAAGATAGAGTTACTACAGAAGGACAGAATCgagagagaagaaaagttgACCAGCATGCATTACTCCAAAGCATAGTGAACAGAACTGACTTAGATCCGCGTGTCCTTTCCAACTCTGGTTGGGGACAGACTCCAATCAAACAGAACACTGCCTGGGATACCGAAACATCACCAAgaggtgaaagaaaaactgacaaTGGGACAGAGGCCTGGGGAGGCTCTGTGACACAGACTTCCAGCTCAGGGGGGTGTGTGGATAGACCTAGCCCTAATAATAATGATACCTCATCTGTATCAGGGTGGGGAGATCCAAAGTCTGCTACAAGGTGGGGAGACTCCAAAGGGTCAAATAGCCAaggggggtgggaagaggaTTCTGCTGCTACAGTAATGGTCAAGAGCAATCAATCATGGGGAAgtggcaaagaagaaaagtcatCTTGGAATGACACACAGAAGATCAAACAGGGATGGGTCGATGGGCAAAAGGCCAGCCAGGGTTGGGCAGTTTCTGCCAGTGATGGCTGGGGTGAAAATTCAAGAGGTAACCATTGGGGTGAGGCTAAGAAATCTAGTTCAGGAGGTAGCGACAGTGACAGATCAGTATCTGGCTGGAATGAGCCAGGTAAATCAAATTCTGTTACTTGGGGAGGTAGTAATACAAACCCGAATAATTCTTCAGGATGGGATGAGCCTGCAAAGTCTAATCAGAACCAGGGCTGGGGAGACCCTCCTAAATCCAGTCAGCCTCAAGGTTGGGGGGATTCCTCAAAGCCAGTCAACTCTCCGGAATGGAACAAACAAGATGTTGGATCTTGGGGAGCACCATCTGCCACCAGTAAACCACCGGGGTCAGGCTGGCTGGGTGGACCGATGCCAGCCCCAGCAAAGGAGGAGGAACCCACTGGCTGGGAGGAGCCGTCCCCTGAATCAATACGCCGCAAAATGGAAATTGATGATGGAACTTCTGCTTGGGGTGATCCAAGCAAATACAACTACAAAAATGTGAATATGTGGAATAAAAATGTCCCAAACAGTAGCAGCAGTTCAGACCAGCAAGCACAGGTACATCAGCAGCTACTGTCTTCAAGTGCCATGTCTAGCAAGGAGAGCAGTTCGGGTTCTG GTTGGGGAGAGCCTTCTACTCCAGCCACTACTGTAGATAATGGAACTTCAGCGTGGGGTAAGCCCATGGATACTGGTACTAGCTGGGGAGAACCCATCAGCGATGCAGGAGGCACCTCTGGCTGGGGAAACGCTTCTCTTGGTCAACAGGCTTCAAATAAACCTG GGCCTAAATCTATGCAAGATAGTTGGTGTGGAGATGATATGCCATTGACTGGCAGTCGTCAGACCAgctgggaggaagaagaggatgtAGAGATTGGAATGTGGAACAGCAGTTCTTCACAAGAAGCTAACCCATCTTTAAATTGGCCAccatatatgaaaaaaatgcccACAAAG gGAATAATGAAAGGTGGAAATAAGCAAGATGAAACATGGATCAATCCATTCATTAAGCAATTCACAAATCTTAGCTTTTCA AGAGAATCACCAGAAGAAACCATACAGAGCAATAAGATGGACATGTCTGGAG GGATATTGCAAGATAAGAGAATGGAGATGGATAAGCATGGCCTCAATGTTGGAGATTACAATCGTGTGGTTGGAAAAGGCCCTGGTTCTCGTCCTCAGATTTCCAAAGAGTCTTCCATGGATCGCGGTCCTTACTTTGATAAG AATGGCAATCCCAGTATGTTTGGTGTTGGTAATAtagcagcacagcccaggagcatgcagcagcctccagcacaaCCTCTTAATTCATCTCAGCCTAATCCACGTGCTCAAGTGCCTCCTCCATTACTATCCCCTCAG GTTCCAGTATCATTACTGAAGTATGCACCAAACAACGGTGGCCTGAGCCCACTTTTTGGCCCACAACAGGTAGCCATGTTGAATCAACTGTCCCAGTTAAACCAGCTTTCTCAGATCTCCCAGTTACAG CGGTTGTTGGCTCAGCAGCAAAAAGCGCAGAATCAAAGAAGCATGCCTTCTGGTGGTCGTcaacagcaggagcagcag ggtCGATCTCTTAGTATGCAGCAACAGATGATGCAACAGTCCCGTCAGCTTGATCCAAACCTGTTAATGAAGCAGCAAACTCCGCCGTCTCAACAGCAGTCACTCCATCAACCCACCATGAAATCTTTCCTTGAGAATGTCATACCCCATACTACTCCTGAGCTACAGAAAGGGCCATCACCAATAAATTCATTCAGCAGCTTCCCTATAG GCTTCTGTCCAATTTCTACTTCAGAAATTCCAG GAATGAACTCAAACTTGAATGTAAACATGGATATGAGCAGTATTAAAGAGCCACAATCTCGCCTGAGGAAATGGACTACAGTagacagcatttctgtgaacACATCATTAGATCAAAACTCCAGCAAACATG gtGCTATTTCAAGTGGTTTTAGGCTGGAAGAGTCTCCATTTGTTCCATATGACTTTATGAACAGCAGTAATTCACCAGCCAGTCCTCCTGGATCTATTGGGGATGGCTGGCCCCGTGCCAAATCGCCTAATGGCTCTAGCAGTGTTAACTGGCCACCAG AATTTCGTCCTGGTGAGCCATGGAAAGGTTATCCAAACATCGACCCTGAAACTGACCCTTACGTCACTCCTGGCAGTGTCATAAACAATCTTTCAATTAATACTGTGCGGGAAGTTGACCACCTCAGGGACAGGAACAGTG GGTCATCCTCATCTTTGAACACCACGCTGCCTTCAACTAGTGCCTGGTCATCCATTCGTGCCTCCAACTACAATGTTTCCCTCAGCAGTACAGCACAAAGCACTTCAG TAGCCAGAAACAGTGATTCCAAATCAACATGGTCTCCTGGATCAGTCACTAACACCTCTCTGGCTCATGAGCTGTGGAAGGTCCCTTTGCCACCTAAAAGCATCACTGCTCCGTCCCGCCCACCTCCAGGGCTAACAGGCCAGAAACCACCTTTGTCCACTTGGGATAATTCCCTTCGTTTGGGTGGAGGATGGGGAAATTCTGATGCCAGATATACCCCTG gTTCAAGCTGGGGTGAGAGCAGCTCAGGGAGAATAACAAATTGGCTTGTTCTAAAAAACCTTACACCTCAG ATTGATGGCTCTACCCTGCGTACTCTGTGCATGCAGCACGGTCCACTAATAACATTCCACCTTAACCTCCCACATGGTAATGCTTTGGTCCGTTACAGTTCAAAAGAAGAGGTAGTGAAGGCACAAAAATCTCTGCACAT GTGTGTATTAGGGAACACTACTATTCTTGCTGAGTTTGCCAGTGAAGAGGAGATTAGTCGCTTCTTTGCACAAGGCCAGTCTCTGACTCCGTCTCCTGGCTGGCAGTCTCTTGGATCCAGCCAGAACCGACTTGGATCCATTGACGGTTCCCATTCGTTCTCAAACCGTAATGATCTAAATCACTGGAATGGTGCTGGGCTGTCGGGAACTAGCAGTGGAGACCTTCATGGCACTTCACTATGGGGGAGCCCCAACTATTCCACGAGCCTGTGGGGCACCCCAAGCAGCAATGACACCAGGGGAATTAGCAGCCCATCCCCCATCAACGCTTTCCTTTCTGTTGACCACCTAGGTGGAGGTGGAGAGTCCATGTaa